The proteins below come from a single Rhodospirillaceae bacterium genomic window:
- a CDS encoding sodium:proton antiporter — MSIFSISAILVGLSALFGYINHRFLRLPHTIGLVVIALAASLSIIGFDLIQPSVHIAQKVTGVLRQIDFNETLMHGMLSFLLFAGALHADFSAIKTRRLTIGVMACLGTLISTFVVGTVMWFLLGLFEIEFPFIWALVFGALISPTDPVAVLSLFKTVEVPDTLQAKMAGESLFNDGIGVVVFTVVVAIALAGGEQGGDMGAIEIIELFFTEAVGGAVLGLAAGYIGYRAMYGIDDPSLEVLITLALVMVTYALALYLHMSGPIAMVIAGLFIGNRGVKYAMSEQTRDYVLTFWTLIDEILNSVLFLLIGLEVLVVAESIDLLDVALLAIPVTLFARALSVTIPIAILSRWKTFTKGAVPVLIWGGLRGGIAVALALSLPDIEYKPAILSITYGVVLFSIIVQGLTVKPLVKRMVR; from the coding sequence ATGAGCATATTCAGCATTAGTGCGATCCTTGTGGGGCTTTCTGCCTTGTTCGGCTATATCAATCACCGGTTTTTGCGCCTGCCACACACGATCGGGCTGGTGGTGATCGCGCTTGCTGCTTCGCTGTCGATTATCGGATTTGATCTGATCCAACCCTCCGTTCACATTGCTCAGAAGGTCACCGGCGTACTTCGTCAAATCGATTTCAATGAAACCCTGATGCACGGGATGCTGAGCTTCCTGTTGTTTGCCGGTGCCTTGCATGCCGATTTCTCCGCCATCAAGACCCGGCGTTTAACAATCGGCGTAATGGCGTGTCTTGGCACTTTGATTTCGACCTTCGTGGTTGGGACGGTGATGTGGTTCCTGTTGGGATTGTTTGAGATTGAGTTCCCCTTTATCTGGGCGTTGGTATTCGGCGCGTTGATCAGCCCCACCGATCCGGTCGCGGTTCTCAGTCTTTTCAAAACCGTCGAGGTCCCCGACACCCTACAGGCTAAGATGGCCGGTGAATCGCTGTTCAATGATGGGATCGGCGTAGTCGTCTTTACGGTCGTCGTGGCGATCGCTCTTGCCGGTGGCGAACAGGGCGGCGACATGGGAGCGATCGAAATCATCGAACTGTTCTTTACCGAAGCGGTTGGCGGCGCGGTCCTGGGCTTGGCCGCTGGATACATCGGTTACCGCGCCATGTACGGGATCGATGATCCGAGCCTCGAAGTTCTAATCACGCTGGCGCTGGTGATGGTCACTTATGCGTTAGCCCTCTATCTGCATATGAGCGGACCGATTGCCATGGTGATCGCTGGCCTGTTTATCGGCAACCGGGGCGTTAAATACGCCATGAGCGAGCAAACCCGTGACTATGTGCTGACGTTCTGGACGCTGATCGACGAGATCCTTAATTCAGTCCTGTTTCTGCTTATCGGCCTGGAAGTGCTGGTCGTCGCCGAAAGCATCGACCTTTTGGATGTTGCCCTCCTGGCCATCCCCGTGACGCTCTTTGCCCGGGCGCTCAGTGTCACCATCCCTATCGCAATCCTCTCGCGCTGGAAAACTTTCACCAAGGGCGCCGTGCCGGTGTTGATATGGGGGGGACTGCGCGGCGGCATCGCGGTTGCCCTTGCCTTGTCCCTGCCGGACATTGAATACAAGCCCGCCATTCTGAGCATCACTTATGGCGTCGTCCTGTTTTCGATAATCGTCCAGGGTCTGACCGTAAAACCATTGGTTAAAAGGATGGTCCGTTGA